From Balearica regulorum gibbericeps isolate bBalReg1 chromosome 13, bBalReg1.pri, whole genome shotgun sequence, a single genomic window includes:
- the MTSS2 gene encoding protein MTSS 2 isoform X6 has translation METAEKECGALGGLFQAIINDMKSSYPIWEDFNSKATKLHSQLRTTVLAAVAFLDAFQKVADMATNTRGATRDIGSALTRMCMRHRSIEAKLRQFTNALMESLINPLQDRIEDWKKTANQLDKDHAKEYKRARHEIKKKSSDTLKLQKKARKELLGKGDLQPQLDNALQDVNDMYLLLEETEKQAVRKALIEERGRFCTFITFLQPVVNGELTMLGEITHLQGIIEDLVVLTAEPHKLPPASEQVIKDLKGSDYSWSYQTPPSSPSSSSSRKSSMCSLAQPPAAATRLSSVSSHDSGFISQDAAYSKPPSPMPSDITSQKSSSSASSEASETCQSVSECSSPTSDWSKASPYDQPVVPTLQRRKDRVEHLREAEMGSPAVGYPGIGGEDAPRPRMSPATIAAKHGEEVSPAASDLAMVLTRGLSLEHQKSSRDSLQYSSGYSTQTTTPSCSEDTIPSQGSDYDCYSVNGDVECDPQSDFDKSSTIPRNSNIAQNYRRMIQTKRPASTAGLPTGTNLPAGTTPGVATIRRTPSTKPSVRRTLSNAGPIPIRPPIVPVKTPTVPDSPGYTGPTRVGSEECVFYADDASPNPLDFAKASPKRLSLPNTAWGGSAMEISVYPGAGQHLSTEEEEDQQLAANRHSLVEKIGELVAGAHALGEGQFPFPTALVGSGPGEETPVPPPAASMDPPAEDMLVAIRRGVRLRRTVTNDRSAPRIS, from the exons ATGGAGACGGCGGAGAAGGAGTGCGGAGCCCTCGGCGGCCTCTTTCAAGCCATCATCAACGACATGAAG AGCTCCTACCCCATCTGGGAGGACTTCAACTCGAAGGCCACCAAGCTGCACTCCCAGCTCAG GACCACGGTGCTGGCCGCAGTCGCCTTCCTGGATGCCTTCCAGAAAGTGGCCGACATGGCCACCAACACCCGAG gtGCCACGAGGGACATCGGCTCCGCGCTGACCCGCATGTGCATGCGGCACCGCAGCATCGAGGCCAAGCTCCGGCAGTTCACCAA cgccCTCATGGAGAGCCTGATAAACCCTTTGCAGGACAGGAttgaggactggaagaaaactGCCAACCAGCTGGACAAGGACCACGCGAAAG AGTACAAGCGAGCCCGCCATGAGATCAAGAAAAAGTCCTCCGACACCCTCAAGCTCCAGAAAAAGGCTCGCAAAG AGCTGCTTG GGAAGGGCgacctgcagccccagctggaCAACGCGCTGCAGGACGTCAACGACATGtacctgctgctggaggagacgGAGAAGCAGGCGGTCCGCAAAGCCCTCATCGAGGAGCGGGGTCGCTTCTGCACCTTCATCACCttcctgcagcccgtggtg AACGGGGAGCTCACCATGCTGGGAGAGATCACCCACTTGCAGGGCATCATCGAGGACCTGGTGGTTCTCACCGCCGAGCCCCACAAGCTGCCCCCCGCCAGCGAGCAG GTGATCAAGGACCTGAAGGGCTCTGACTACAGCTGGTCCTACCAGACCCCCCCGTCCTcgcccagcagctccagctcccgcAAGTCCAGCATGTGCAG CCTGgcgcagccccccgccgccgccacccgcCTCTCCAGCGTCTCTTCCCACGACTCCGGCTTCATCTCCCAGGACGCCGCTTACTCCAAACCGCCTTCTCCCATGCCCTCGGACATCACCAGCCAG AAGTCCTCCAGCTCGGCGTCCTCGGAGGCTTCCGAAACCTGCCAGTCGGTTAGCGAGTGCAGCTCCCCCACCTCG GACTGGTCCAAGGCCAGCCCCTACGACCAGCCCGTGGTCCCCACCCTGCAGCGGCGCAAGGACCGCGTGGAGCATCTGCGGGAAGCCGAGATGGGCTCGCCCGCCGTCGGGTACCCGGGCATCGGTGGCGAGGATGCTCCTAGGCCCCGGATGTCACCGGCTACGATTGCCGCCAAG CACGGGGAGGAGGTGTCCCCCGCCGCCAGTGACCTGGCCATGGTCTTGACCCGGGGGCTGAGCCTGGAGCACCAGAAGAGCAGCCGGGACTCGCTGCAGTACTCCAGCGGCTACAGCACGCAGACCACCACCCCCTCCTGCTCCGAGGACACCATCCCTTCCCAAG gctccGACTACGACTGCTACTCGGTGAACGGCGACGTGGAGTGCGATCCCCAGAGCGACTTCGACAAATCCTCCACCATCCCGCGCAACAGCAACATCGCCCAGAACTACCGGCGGATGATCCAGACCAAGCGTCCCGCCTCCACCGCCGGGCTGCCCACCGGCACCAACCTACCGGCCGGCACCACCCCGGGGGTGGCCACCATCCGCCGCACGCCCTCCACCAAGCCCTCGGTCCGCCGTACCCTCTCCAACGCCGGCCCCATCCCCATCCGACCCCCCATCGTCCCCGTGAAGACCCCTACGGTGCCCGACTCCCCCGGCTACACCGGCCCCACGCGGGTGGGCAGCGAAGAGTGCGTCTTCTACGCCGACGACGCCTCGCCGAACCCCCTGGATTTTGCCAAAGCTTCGCCCAAGCGGCTGAGCCTTCCCAACACCGCCTGGGGCGGCAGCGCCATGGAGATCTCCGTCTACCCCGGGGCTGGCCAGCACCTCTCCaccgaggaagaggaggaccaACAGTTGGCCGCCAACCGGCACAGCTTGGTGGAGAAGATCGGCGAGCTGGTGGCCGGTGCCCACGCCCTGGGGGAAGGGCAGTTCCCCTTCCCCACCGCCCTCGTGGGGTCCGGCCCCGGCGAGGAGacccccgtgccccccccggCAGCCTCCATGGACCCCCCGGCCGAAGACATGCTGGTGGCCATCCGGCGCGGGGTGCGCCTGCGCAGGACCGTCACCAACGATAGGTCGGCCCCGCGGATATCGTGA
- the MTSS2 gene encoding protein MTSS 2 isoform X3: protein METAEKECGALGGLFQAIINDMKSSYPIWEDFNSKATKLHSQLRTTVLAAVAFLDAFQKVADMATNTRGATRDIGSALTRMCMRHRSIEAKLRQFTNALMESLINPLQDRIEDWKKTANQLDKDHAKEYKRARHEIKKKSSDTLKLQKKARKGKGDLQPQLDNALQDVNDMYLLLEETEKQAVRKALIEERGRFCTFITFLQPVVNGELTMLGEITHLQGIIEDLVVLTAEPHKLPPASEQVIKDLKGSDYSWSYQTPPSSPSSSSSRKSSMCSSVSSAKGGMAWPGGAQTCSPSSTYRYRSLAQPPAAATRLSSVSSHDSGFISQDAAYSKPPSPMPSDITSQKSSSSASSEASETCQSVSECSSPTSDWSKASPYDQPVVPTLQRRKDRVEHLREAEMGSPAVGYPGIGGEDAPRPRMSPATIAAKHGEEVSPAASDLAMVLTRGLSLEHQKSSRDSLQYSSGYSTQTTTPSCSEDTIPSQGSDYDCYSVNGDVECDPQSDFDKSSTIPRNSNIAQNYRRMIQTKRPASTAGLPTGTNLPAGTTPGVATIRRTPSTKPSVRRTLSNAGPIPIRPPIVPVKTPTVPDSPGYTGPTRVGSEECVFYADDASPNPLDFAKASPKRLSLPNTAWGGSAMEISVYPGAGQHLSTEEEEDQQLAANRHSLVEKIGELVAGAHALGEGQFPFPTALVGSGPGEETPVPPPAASMDPPAEDMLVAIRRGVRLRRTVTNDRSAPRIS from the exons ATGGAGACGGCGGAGAAGGAGTGCGGAGCCCTCGGCGGCCTCTTTCAAGCCATCATCAACGACATGAAG AGCTCCTACCCCATCTGGGAGGACTTCAACTCGAAGGCCACCAAGCTGCACTCCCAGCTCAG GACCACGGTGCTGGCCGCAGTCGCCTTCCTGGATGCCTTCCAGAAAGTGGCCGACATGGCCACCAACACCCGAG gtGCCACGAGGGACATCGGCTCCGCGCTGACCCGCATGTGCATGCGGCACCGCAGCATCGAGGCCAAGCTCCGGCAGTTCACCAA cgccCTCATGGAGAGCCTGATAAACCCTTTGCAGGACAGGAttgaggactggaagaaaactGCCAACCAGCTGGACAAGGACCACGCGAAAG AGTACAAGCGAGCCCGCCATGAGATCAAGAAAAAGTCCTCCGACACCCTCAAGCTCCAGAAAAAGGCTCGCAAAG GGAAGGGCgacctgcagccccagctggaCAACGCGCTGCAGGACGTCAACGACATGtacctgctgctggaggagacgGAGAAGCAGGCGGTCCGCAAAGCCCTCATCGAGGAGCGGGGTCGCTTCTGCACCTTCATCACCttcctgcagcccgtggtg AACGGGGAGCTCACCATGCTGGGAGAGATCACCCACTTGCAGGGCATCATCGAGGACCTGGTGGTTCTCACCGCCGAGCCCCACAAGCTGCCCCCCGCCAGCGAGCAG GTGATCAAGGACCTGAAGGGCTCTGACTACAGCTGGTCCTACCAGACCCCCCCGTCCTcgcccagcagctccagctcccgcAAGTCCAGCATGTGCAG cagcgtTAGCAGTGCCAAGGGTGGCATGGCGTGGCCCGGCGGGGCTCAGACCTGCTCACCCAGTTCCACCTATCGCTACCGCAGCCTGgcgcagccccccgccgccgccacccgcCTCTCCAGCGTCTCTTCCCACGACTCCGGCTTCATCTCCCAGGACGCCGCTTACTCCAAACCGCCTTCTCCCATGCCCTCGGACATCACCAGCCAG AAGTCCTCCAGCTCGGCGTCCTCGGAGGCTTCCGAAACCTGCCAGTCGGTTAGCGAGTGCAGCTCCCCCACCTCG GACTGGTCCAAGGCCAGCCCCTACGACCAGCCCGTGGTCCCCACCCTGCAGCGGCGCAAGGACCGCGTGGAGCATCTGCGGGAAGCCGAGATGGGCTCGCCCGCCGTCGGGTACCCGGGCATCGGTGGCGAGGATGCTCCTAGGCCCCGGATGTCACCGGCTACGATTGCCGCCAAG CACGGGGAGGAGGTGTCCCCCGCCGCCAGTGACCTGGCCATGGTCTTGACCCGGGGGCTGAGCCTGGAGCACCAGAAGAGCAGCCGGGACTCGCTGCAGTACTCCAGCGGCTACAGCACGCAGACCACCACCCCCTCCTGCTCCGAGGACACCATCCCTTCCCAAG gctccGACTACGACTGCTACTCGGTGAACGGCGACGTGGAGTGCGATCCCCAGAGCGACTTCGACAAATCCTCCACCATCCCGCGCAACAGCAACATCGCCCAGAACTACCGGCGGATGATCCAGACCAAGCGTCCCGCCTCCACCGCCGGGCTGCCCACCGGCACCAACCTACCGGCCGGCACCACCCCGGGGGTGGCCACCATCCGCCGCACGCCCTCCACCAAGCCCTCGGTCCGCCGTACCCTCTCCAACGCCGGCCCCATCCCCATCCGACCCCCCATCGTCCCCGTGAAGACCCCTACGGTGCCCGACTCCCCCGGCTACACCGGCCCCACGCGGGTGGGCAGCGAAGAGTGCGTCTTCTACGCCGACGACGCCTCGCCGAACCCCCTGGATTTTGCCAAAGCTTCGCCCAAGCGGCTGAGCCTTCCCAACACCGCCTGGGGCGGCAGCGCCATGGAGATCTCCGTCTACCCCGGGGCTGGCCAGCACCTCTCCaccgaggaagaggaggaccaACAGTTGGCCGCCAACCGGCACAGCTTGGTGGAGAAGATCGGCGAGCTGGTGGCCGGTGCCCACGCCCTGGGGGAAGGGCAGTTCCCCTTCCCCACCGCCCTCGTGGGGTCCGGCCCCGGCGAGGAGacccccgtgccccccccggCAGCCTCCATGGACCCCCCGGCCGAAGACATGCTGGTGGCCATCCGGCGCGGGGTGCGCCTGCGCAGGACCGTCACCAACGATAGGTCGGCCCCGCGGATATCGTGA
- the MTSS2 gene encoding protein MTSS 2 isoform X9, whose amino-acid sequence METAEKECGALGGLFQAIINDMKSSYPIWEDFNSKATKLHSQLRTTVLAAVAFLDAFQKVADMATNTRGATRDIGSALTRMCMRHRSIEAKLRQFTNALMESLINPLQDRIEDWKKTANQLDKDHAKEYKRARHEIKKKSSDTLKLQKKARKGKGDLQPQLDNALQDVNDMYLLLEETEKQAVRKALIEERGRFCTFITFLQPVVNGELTMLGEITHLQGIIEDLVVLTAEPHKLPPASEQVIKDLKGSDYSWSYQTPPSSPSSSSSRKSSMCSLAQPPAAATRLSSVSSHDSGFISQDAAYSKPPSPMPSDITSQKSSSSASSEASETCQSVSECSSPTSDWSKASPYDQPVVPTLQRRKDRVEHLREAEMGSPAVGYPGIGGEDAPRPRMSPATIAAKHGEEVSPAASDLAMVLTRGLSLEHQKSSRDSLQYSSGYSTQTTTPSCSEDTIPSQGSDYDCYSVNGDVECDPQSDFDKSSTIPRNSNIAQNYRRMIQTKRPASTAGLPTGTNLPAGTTPGVATIRRTPSTKPSVRRTLSNAGPIPIRPPIVPVKTPTVPDSPGYTGPTRVGSEECVFYADDASPNPLDFAKASPKRLSLPNTAWGGSAMEISVYPGAGQHLSTEEEEDQQLAANRHSLVEKIGELVAGAHALGEGQFPFPTALVGSGPGEETPVPPPAASMDPPAEDMLVAIRRGVRLRRTVTNDRSAPRIS is encoded by the exons ATGGAGACGGCGGAGAAGGAGTGCGGAGCCCTCGGCGGCCTCTTTCAAGCCATCATCAACGACATGAAG AGCTCCTACCCCATCTGGGAGGACTTCAACTCGAAGGCCACCAAGCTGCACTCCCAGCTCAG GACCACGGTGCTGGCCGCAGTCGCCTTCCTGGATGCCTTCCAGAAAGTGGCCGACATGGCCACCAACACCCGAG gtGCCACGAGGGACATCGGCTCCGCGCTGACCCGCATGTGCATGCGGCACCGCAGCATCGAGGCCAAGCTCCGGCAGTTCACCAA cgccCTCATGGAGAGCCTGATAAACCCTTTGCAGGACAGGAttgaggactggaagaaaactGCCAACCAGCTGGACAAGGACCACGCGAAAG AGTACAAGCGAGCCCGCCATGAGATCAAGAAAAAGTCCTCCGACACCCTCAAGCTCCAGAAAAAGGCTCGCAAAG GGAAGGGCgacctgcagccccagctggaCAACGCGCTGCAGGACGTCAACGACATGtacctgctgctggaggagacgGAGAAGCAGGCGGTCCGCAAAGCCCTCATCGAGGAGCGGGGTCGCTTCTGCACCTTCATCACCttcctgcagcccgtggtg AACGGGGAGCTCACCATGCTGGGAGAGATCACCCACTTGCAGGGCATCATCGAGGACCTGGTGGTTCTCACCGCCGAGCCCCACAAGCTGCCCCCCGCCAGCGAGCAG GTGATCAAGGACCTGAAGGGCTCTGACTACAGCTGGTCCTACCAGACCCCCCCGTCCTcgcccagcagctccagctcccgcAAGTCCAGCATGTGCAG CCTGgcgcagccccccgccgccgccacccgcCTCTCCAGCGTCTCTTCCCACGACTCCGGCTTCATCTCCCAGGACGCCGCTTACTCCAAACCGCCTTCTCCCATGCCCTCGGACATCACCAGCCAG AAGTCCTCCAGCTCGGCGTCCTCGGAGGCTTCCGAAACCTGCCAGTCGGTTAGCGAGTGCAGCTCCCCCACCTCG GACTGGTCCAAGGCCAGCCCCTACGACCAGCCCGTGGTCCCCACCCTGCAGCGGCGCAAGGACCGCGTGGAGCATCTGCGGGAAGCCGAGATGGGCTCGCCCGCCGTCGGGTACCCGGGCATCGGTGGCGAGGATGCTCCTAGGCCCCGGATGTCACCGGCTACGATTGCCGCCAAG CACGGGGAGGAGGTGTCCCCCGCCGCCAGTGACCTGGCCATGGTCTTGACCCGGGGGCTGAGCCTGGAGCACCAGAAGAGCAGCCGGGACTCGCTGCAGTACTCCAGCGGCTACAGCACGCAGACCACCACCCCCTCCTGCTCCGAGGACACCATCCCTTCCCAAG gctccGACTACGACTGCTACTCGGTGAACGGCGACGTGGAGTGCGATCCCCAGAGCGACTTCGACAAATCCTCCACCATCCCGCGCAACAGCAACATCGCCCAGAACTACCGGCGGATGATCCAGACCAAGCGTCCCGCCTCCACCGCCGGGCTGCCCACCGGCACCAACCTACCGGCCGGCACCACCCCGGGGGTGGCCACCATCCGCCGCACGCCCTCCACCAAGCCCTCGGTCCGCCGTACCCTCTCCAACGCCGGCCCCATCCCCATCCGACCCCCCATCGTCCCCGTGAAGACCCCTACGGTGCCCGACTCCCCCGGCTACACCGGCCCCACGCGGGTGGGCAGCGAAGAGTGCGTCTTCTACGCCGACGACGCCTCGCCGAACCCCCTGGATTTTGCCAAAGCTTCGCCCAAGCGGCTGAGCCTTCCCAACACCGCCTGGGGCGGCAGCGCCATGGAGATCTCCGTCTACCCCGGGGCTGGCCAGCACCTCTCCaccgaggaagaggaggaccaACAGTTGGCCGCCAACCGGCACAGCTTGGTGGAGAAGATCGGCGAGCTGGTGGCCGGTGCCCACGCCCTGGGGGAAGGGCAGTTCCCCTTCCCCACCGCCCTCGTGGGGTCCGGCCCCGGCGAGGAGacccccgtgccccccccggCAGCCTCCATGGACCCCCCGGCCGAAGACATGCTGGTGGCCATCCGGCGCGGGGTGCGCCTGCGCAGGACCGTCACCAACGATAGGTCGGCCCCGCGGATATCGTGA
- the MTSS2 gene encoding protein MTSS 2 isoform X4, whose product METAEKECGALGGLFQAIINDMKSSYPIWEDFNSKATKLHSQLRTTVLAAVAFLDAFQKVADMATNTRGATRDIGSALTRMCMRHRSIEAKLRQFTNALMESLINPLQDRIEDWKKTANQLDKDHAKEYKRARHEIKKKSSDTLKLQKKARKGKGDLQPQLDNALQDVNDMYLLLEETEKQAVRKALIEERGRFCTFITFLQPVVNGELTMLGEITHLQGIIEDLVVLTAEPHKLPPASEQVIKDLKGSDYSWSYQTPPSSPSSSSSRKSSMCSVSSAKGGMAWPGGAQTCSPSSTYRYRSLAQPPAAATRLSSVSSHDSGFISQDAAYSKPPSPMPSDITSQKSSSSASSEASETCQSVSECSSPTSDWSKASPYDQPVVPTLQRRKDRVEHLREAEMGSPAVGYPGIGGEDAPRPRMSPATIAAKHGEEVSPAASDLAMVLTRGLSLEHQKSSRDSLQYSSGYSTQTTTPSCSEDTIPSQGSDYDCYSVNGDVECDPQSDFDKSSTIPRNSNIAQNYRRMIQTKRPASTAGLPTGTNLPAGTTPGVATIRRTPSTKPSVRRTLSNAGPIPIRPPIVPVKTPTVPDSPGYTGPTRVGSEECVFYADDASPNPLDFAKASPKRLSLPNTAWGGSAMEISVYPGAGQHLSTEEEEDQQLAANRHSLVEKIGELVAGAHALGEGQFPFPTALVGSGPGEETPVPPPAASMDPPAEDMLVAIRRGVRLRRTVTNDRSAPRIS is encoded by the exons ATGGAGACGGCGGAGAAGGAGTGCGGAGCCCTCGGCGGCCTCTTTCAAGCCATCATCAACGACATGAAG AGCTCCTACCCCATCTGGGAGGACTTCAACTCGAAGGCCACCAAGCTGCACTCCCAGCTCAG GACCACGGTGCTGGCCGCAGTCGCCTTCCTGGATGCCTTCCAGAAAGTGGCCGACATGGCCACCAACACCCGAG gtGCCACGAGGGACATCGGCTCCGCGCTGACCCGCATGTGCATGCGGCACCGCAGCATCGAGGCCAAGCTCCGGCAGTTCACCAA cgccCTCATGGAGAGCCTGATAAACCCTTTGCAGGACAGGAttgaggactggaagaaaactGCCAACCAGCTGGACAAGGACCACGCGAAAG AGTACAAGCGAGCCCGCCATGAGATCAAGAAAAAGTCCTCCGACACCCTCAAGCTCCAGAAAAAGGCTCGCAAAG GGAAGGGCgacctgcagccccagctggaCAACGCGCTGCAGGACGTCAACGACATGtacctgctgctggaggagacgGAGAAGCAGGCGGTCCGCAAAGCCCTCATCGAGGAGCGGGGTCGCTTCTGCACCTTCATCACCttcctgcagcccgtggtg AACGGGGAGCTCACCATGCTGGGAGAGATCACCCACTTGCAGGGCATCATCGAGGACCTGGTGGTTCTCACCGCCGAGCCCCACAAGCTGCCCCCCGCCAGCGAGCAG GTGATCAAGGACCTGAAGGGCTCTGACTACAGCTGGTCCTACCAGACCCCCCCGTCCTcgcccagcagctccagctcccgcAAGTCCAGCATGTGCAG cgtTAGCAGTGCCAAGGGTGGCATGGCGTGGCCCGGCGGGGCTCAGACCTGCTCACCCAGTTCCACCTATCGCTACCGCAGCCTGgcgcagccccccgccgccgccacccgcCTCTCCAGCGTCTCTTCCCACGACTCCGGCTTCATCTCCCAGGACGCCGCTTACTCCAAACCGCCTTCTCCCATGCCCTCGGACATCACCAGCCAG AAGTCCTCCAGCTCGGCGTCCTCGGAGGCTTCCGAAACCTGCCAGTCGGTTAGCGAGTGCAGCTCCCCCACCTCG GACTGGTCCAAGGCCAGCCCCTACGACCAGCCCGTGGTCCCCACCCTGCAGCGGCGCAAGGACCGCGTGGAGCATCTGCGGGAAGCCGAGATGGGCTCGCCCGCCGTCGGGTACCCGGGCATCGGTGGCGAGGATGCTCCTAGGCCCCGGATGTCACCGGCTACGATTGCCGCCAAG CACGGGGAGGAGGTGTCCCCCGCCGCCAGTGACCTGGCCATGGTCTTGACCCGGGGGCTGAGCCTGGAGCACCAGAAGAGCAGCCGGGACTCGCTGCAGTACTCCAGCGGCTACAGCACGCAGACCACCACCCCCTCCTGCTCCGAGGACACCATCCCTTCCCAAG gctccGACTACGACTGCTACTCGGTGAACGGCGACGTGGAGTGCGATCCCCAGAGCGACTTCGACAAATCCTCCACCATCCCGCGCAACAGCAACATCGCCCAGAACTACCGGCGGATGATCCAGACCAAGCGTCCCGCCTCCACCGCCGGGCTGCCCACCGGCACCAACCTACCGGCCGGCACCACCCCGGGGGTGGCCACCATCCGCCGCACGCCCTCCACCAAGCCCTCGGTCCGCCGTACCCTCTCCAACGCCGGCCCCATCCCCATCCGACCCCCCATCGTCCCCGTGAAGACCCCTACGGTGCCCGACTCCCCCGGCTACACCGGCCCCACGCGGGTGGGCAGCGAAGAGTGCGTCTTCTACGCCGACGACGCCTCGCCGAACCCCCTGGATTTTGCCAAAGCTTCGCCCAAGCGGCTGAGCCTTCCCAACACCGCCTGGGGCGGCAGCGCCATGGAGATCTCCGTCTACCCCGGGGCTGGCCAGCACCTCTCCaccgaggaagaggaggaccaACAGTTGGCCGCCAACCGGCACAGCTTGGTGGAGAAGATCGGCGAGCTGGTGGCCGGTGCCCACGCCCTGGGGGAAGGGCAGTTCCCCTTCCCCACCGCCCTCGTGGGGTCCGGCCCCGGCGAGGAGacccccgtgccccccccggCAGCCTCCATGGACCCCCCGGCCGAAGACATGCTGGTGGCCATCCGGCGCGGGGTGCGCCTGCGCAGGACCGTCACCAACGATAGGTCGGCCCCGCGGATATCGTGA